From a region of the Halomonas sp. HL-93 genome:
- a CDS encoding HAD-IA family hydrolase, with product MPLPLLLFDCDGTLVDSEPLLAEEMSTGLNSVGLPFVPSDYLGEFRGSRFRNIVAQLQARHGDVSNEQLNSMETTMRANLAKRLAQELTTIPGAKEALQQLSAYPSAVVSNGPEEKIRTALKATGLDSYFAERLFSGYTAHCWKPEPCLHLHAASIMGYSAAHCIAIDDALVGVRAALEAGMKVIHLNRFPDAETTPENAIMISNMFQLPAVIRQLSQEVSPAAEPYYSEGK from the coding sequence ATGCCGCTCCCTCTGTTATTATTTGATTGCGATGGCACTTTGGTCGATAGCGAACCCCTACTTGCCGAAGAAATGTCGACGGGACTTAATAGCGTAGGGCTACCCTTCGTGCCATCTGATTATTTGGGTGAATTTCGGGGCTCACGCTTTCGCAATATCGTGGCTCAGCTACAGGCGCGCCATGGCGACGTCAGCAACGAGCAATTGAACAGCATGGAAACCACCATGCGCGCTAACCTTGCTAAGCGATTAGCACAGGAACTCACTACCATTCCCGGTGCCAAAGAAGCCCTTCAGCAACTATCCGCTTACCCCAGTGCTGTGGTGTCCAACGGTCCTGAAGAGAAAATTCGTACCGCACTTAAGGCAACGGGGCTCGACAGCTATTTCGCAGAGCGACTTTTTAGTGGCTATACCGCTCATTGTTGGAAACCGGAGCCCTGTTTGCACCTCCATGCTGCGAGTATCATGGGATATAGTGCTGCCCACTGTATTGCTATCGATGATGCGCTGGTAGGCGTACGCGCTGCCCTTGAAGCGGGAATGAAGGTGATTCATTTAAATCGTTTTCCAGATGCGGAGACCACGCCGGAGAACGCCATTATGATTAGCAATATGTTCCAGCTACCTGCCGTAATCAGGCAGTTAAGCCAGGAAGTGAGTCCGGCGGCCGAGCCTTATTACTCTGAAGGGAAATAA
- a CDS encoding translation initiation factor Sui1 yields MSSLRDQLGGLVYSTEKGNTCPACREPLEFCRCDADSEQARIAALDGVVRIRRETSGRKGKGVTTVSGIPLATADLKTLAKDLKKRCGTGGAVKDGIIEIQGDHRDSLKQELTARGYQVKLAGG; encoded by the coding sequence ATGTCTTCATTACGCGACCAGCTTGGTGGACTGGTATATTCCACCGAAAAGGGCAATACCTGCCCAGCTTGCCGTGAACCTTTGGAATTTTGCCGCTGTGACGCCGATAGTGAACAAGCGCGTATTGCCGCGCTGGACGGCGTCGTCCGTATTCGACGTGAAACCAGTGGTCGTAAAGGGAAAGGTGTAACCACGGTCAGCGGCATTCCCCTGGCAACAGCGGACCTTAAAACTCTCGCCAAAGATCTAAAAAAACGCTGCGGCACAGGTGGCGCAGTTAAAGACGGCATCATTGAAATTCAAGGTGATCACCGTGATAGCCTAAAACAGGAATTAACCGCACGCGGCTATCAAGTCAAATTGGCTGGTGGCTAA
- a CDS encoding nuclease-related domain-containing protein: MIWLEYLLPLIFLFPMAAMGGIVLALRSLHDARVQSPFDTPLREPGRALRHRLDQAFSSLFLNGALGPLISLAPLVYGMGRMLFVDKQDWVEWALYGLLSTLLVLAFSLLLVRDYQRIRRLKLGLACELAVGQELERLIRPDAHPYYVFHDVPTDSFTIDHVVVTPHGVFVVETRARTVPISSDGRELNTVAVERERLRFPYWQERRPLHKTRQGVNWLSQWLEQRCGVPVPVQGVLVLPGWDINNDEAAPDILVARGDVLSKQLTELTPGKLSDPIHDKIINTLLERAKLMELKHLRQPSV, from the coding sequence ATGATCTGGCTAGAATATTTGCTCCCGCTGATTTTTCTCTTTCCCATGGCGGCAATGGGCGGCATCGTTCTAGCACTACGTAGCCTTCACGATGCCCGCGTTCAATCCCCCTTCGATACGCCGCTGCGCGAGCCAGGACGGGCATTGCGCCATCGACTGGATCAAGCATTCTCAAGCTTATTTCTGAATGGCGCATTAGGCCCATTGATTAGCCTCGCTCCACTCGTCTATGGCATGGGACGAATGCTGTTTGTTGATAAGCAAGACTGGGTTGAATGGGCTCTATATGGTTTGCTTAGCACGCTGTTAGTATTAGCTTTTTCGCTACTGTTGGTGCGTGACTACCAACGCATTCGGCGATTGAAGCTGGGCTTAGCCTGCGAGCTCGCCGTTGGCCAAGAGCTTGAACGGCTTATCCGTCCCGATGCCCATCCTTATTATGTGTTTCACGACGTGCCAACGGATAGTTTTACAATTGACCATGTAGTAGTCACACCTCATGGTGTTTTCGTGGTCGAAACTCGTGCACGCACCGTTCCCATCAGCAGTGATGGACGTGAACTTAATACCGTTGCAGTCGAACGTGAGCGGCTTCGCTTCCCCTATTGGCAAGAGCGCCGTCCACTGCATAAAACGCGGCAAGGGGTTAATTGGCTTAGTCAATGGCTAGAACAGCGCTGTGGAGTCCCGGTGCCTGTTCAAGGTGTGTTGGTGTTACCTGGCTGGGATATCAACAACGATGAAGCAGCGCCTGACATCCTGGTAGCGAGGGGGGATGTATTGTCGAAGCAGCTAACCGAACTGACACCTGGCAAGCTCAGCGACCCCATTCACGATAAAATCATCAACACTTTGTTAGAACGCGCCAAGCTCATGGAATTAAAGCACCTTCGTCAGCCGTCTGTTTAA